A single genomic interval of Parvularcula marina harbors:
- the glmM gene encoding phosphoglucosamine mutase yields MRGDDQPFERKIFGTDGVRGMANTGALSPDQLMRLGIAAGRVFRRGQHRHRVVIGKDTRLSGYMIEPALTAGLIAAGMDVILLGPLPTPATALLTRSMRADLGVMISASHNPYHDNGIKFFGPDGFKLSDQTELQIEKLMEDGTEAGLVPSSELGRAKRIEDAGARYIEFAKSTLPRRLTLDGLRVVLDCANGAAYKVAPTVLYELGAEVKTIGAEPDGFNINRNVGSTAPRKLQDMVLEYRADIGIALDGDADRVIIVDERGRIVDGDQILATITHSLHAEGLLRGGGVVATVMSNMGFEKYLGTLGLELLRTKVGDRYVVEQMRARDINVGGEPSGHVVLSDYATTGDGLVTALQILNVVAQAGAPVSEVCSKFEPFPNLLKNVRYKRGEPLEDKKVQKAIADAEAALGDKGRTVIRKSGTEPVIRVMAESEDEALVKRVVGDICAAIEAAV; encoded by the coding sequence ATGCGCGGCGACGACCAGCCCTTTGAACGCAAGATTTTCGGTACGGACGGCGTGCGCGGCATGGCCAATACCGGCGCGCTCTCGCCTGATCAGCTGATGCGGCTGGGGATTGCCGCGGGCCGGGTCTTTAGGCGCGGCCAGCACCGCCACCGGGTTGTCATCGGCAAGGATACGCGGCTTTCAGGCTATATGATCGAGCCGGCGCTGACCGCCGGGCTGATCGCAGCCGGGATGGATGTCATCCTGCTCGGGCCGCTGCCGACCCCGGCCACGGCGCTCCTCACCCGCTCGATGCGGGCGGATCTCGGCGTGATGATCTCCGCCTCTCATAATCCGTATCATGACAATGGGATCAAGTTCTTTGGGCCGGATGGCTTCAAGCTGTCTGACCAGACCGAGTTGCAGATCGAAAAGCTGATGGAGGACGGCACCGAAGCGGGTCTTGTTCCCTCAAGCGAGCTGGGCCGTGCCAAACGTATCGAGGATGCGGGCGCGCGCTATATCGAATTTGCCAAATCGACCCTGCCGCGGCGGCTGACGCTCGACGGTCTTCGCGTCGTGCTCGATTGCGCGAATGGGGCGGCCTACAAGGTGGCGCCGACCGTGCTTTATGAGCTTGGCGCTGAGGTGAAGACTATTGGGGCGGAACCGGACGGTTTTAACATCAACCGCAATGTCGGCTCGACCGCGCCGCGTAAGCTGCAGGACATGGTGCTCGAATACCGCGCCGATATCGGCATCGCGCTCGATGGCGATGCGGACCGCGTGATCATCGTCGATGAGCGCGGGCGGATCGTCGATGGCGACCAGATCCTTGCGACCATCACCCATTCTCTGCATGCAGAAGGATTGCTGCGCGGCGGCGGGGTCGTCGCGACCGTCATGTCTAATATGGGGTTTGAGAAATATCTCGGCACGCTGGGGCTGGAGCTCCTGCGCACGAAAGTCGGCGACCGCTATGTCGTTGAGCAGATGCGGGCTCGCGACATCAATGTCGGCGGCGAGCCGTCCGGGCACGTCGTGCTCAGTGACTACGCTACGACCGGCGATGGCCTCGTCACCGCGCTGCAGATCCTCAATGTCGTTGCGCAGGCTGGCGCGCCGGTCTCGGAAGTCTGCTCGAAATTCGAGCCTTTCCCGAACCTTCTCAAAAATGTCCGCTACAAGCGTGGCGAGCCGCTCGAAGACAAGAAAGTCCAGAAGGCGATTGCCGATGCGGAAGCGGCGCTCGGTGACAAAGGCCGCACCGTGATCCGCAAATCAGGCACTGAGCCTGTCATCCGTGTGATGGCGGAGAGCGAAGACGAAGCCCTCGTCAAACGTGTCGTCGGGGATATCTGCGCCGCGATCGAAGCTGCGGTGTAG
- the folP gene encoding dihydropteroate synthase → MSLPVPTLMGIINVTPDSFSDGGRFASRDHALAHGLRLMEEGAHVLDIGGESTRPGAAPVSENEEMDRVLPVIEALVPHLNDGVRLSIDTRKPRVAEAAIGAGAHIWNDVTALEFAPDSLKMAARLGVPVILMHARGTPETMQDDPHYDDVVSEVRDYLAARVAACEAAGIPRDRLIVDPGIGFGKTVEHNVALIRHMAAFTDLGCEVMLGASRKRFIASLDRGGDADERLGGSLAAVIAAWRQGASWFRVHDVAATRQALAVTKALETRS, encoded by the coding sequence ATGAGTCTGCCGGTGCCCACCCTGATGGGCATCATCAATGTGACGCCCGACAGTTTCTCCGATGGCGGACGGTTTGCCTCGCGTGATCATGCGCTTGCCCATGGATTGCGGCTGATGGAGGAGGGCGCGCATGTCCTCGATATTGGCGGTGAGTCAACAAGGCCCGGCGCTGCGCCAGTTTCCGAGAACGAAGAAATGGACCGTGTCCTGCCCGTCATCGAGGCGCTGGTCCCGCATCTGAACGACGGCGTCCGCCTCTCCATCGACACGCGCAAACCTCGCGTGGCAGAAGCCGCCATCGGGGCAGGCGCACATATCTGGAATGATGTGACGGCGCTGGAATTCGCGCCCGACAGTCTTAAAATGGCGGCGCGTCTCGGCGTGCCCGTCATCCTGATGCATGCCCGCGGCACGCCAGAAACCATGCAGGACGATCCGCATTATGACGATGTCGTCTCTGAGGTGCGGGACTATCTGGCCGCCCGCGTTGCGGCCTGCGAGGCGGCAGGCATTCCCCGCGACCGGTTGATCGTGGATCCCGGTATCGGGTTCGGCAAGACGGTAGAGCACAATGTGGCGCTGATTCGGCACATGGCCGCGTTTACCGATCTTGGCTGTGAGGTCATGCTGGGCGCCTCGCGAAAGCGCTTCATTGCAAGTCTCGATCGGGGCGGAGACGCCGACGAACGGCTTGGCGGCTCGCTTGCGGCGGTGATCGCCGCCTGGCGGCAGGGCGCAAGCTGGTTCCGGGTGCATGACGTGGCCGCGACCCGGCAGGCGCTCGCGGTTACGAAAGCATTGGAAACGCGAAGTTAA
- the bla gene encoding subclass B3 metallo-beta-lactamase, translating to MIRTLLFATLAICLPVSAGAEEAPRPKSIWAAGNPGWVKPVDPFRIAGNVHFVGTEGLGIFLITGEDGHILIDGGLPGFEDQVLDSIRSLGFDPADVKVLLNTHAHFDHSGGLAYIKDVTGAEFWAMSEDVSQLEGGFYVGAEDNAAFNAPPVKVDRVLTDGEEIHLGDITLTARLTPGHSPGCTSWWTSIEEGGEALDLLIFCSATVAANRLAPPQYEGIVEDYRKTFRVTKDWQPDIFVANHPGFSNLMAERLKAEAGEPDAYRNTELFTRMMSRLEEEFEKALKNQTAEAGQ from the coding sequence ATGATCAGAACACTTCTCTTCGCAACGCTCGCCATCTGCCTTCCCGTCTCTGCCGGAGCCGAAGAGGCGCCGCGTCCAAAATCGATCTGGGCAGCGGGTAATCCGGGCTGGGTCAAACCGGTCGATCCTTTTCGCATTGCCGGGAATGTCCATTTTGTCGGCACGGAGGGCCTCGGCATCTTCCTCATCACGGGTGAGGACGGGCATATCCTGATCGATGGCGGCCTGCCGGGCTTTGAAGATCAGGTGCTCGACAGCATCCGCTCGCTGGGCTTTGACCCCGCCGATGTGAAGGTCCTGCTGAACACCCATGCGCATTTCGATCATTCGGGCGGGCTCGCTTACATCAAGGATGTCACCGGGGCTGAGTTCTGGGCCATGTCTGAGGATGTCTCCCAGCTCGAAGGCGGCTTTTATGTCGGGGCCGAGGACAATGCGGCCTTCAATGCGCCGCCGGTCAAGGTCGACCGTGTCCTGACGGATGGAGAAGAGATCCACCTCGGTGACATTACCCTGACGGCAAGGCTGACCCCGGGGCACTCGCCGGGCTGCACCTCCTGGTGGACGAGCATTGAGGAGGGCGGGGAGGCGCTTGACCTTCTCATTTTCTGCAGCGCGACGGTCGCGGCCAACCGGCTCGCTCCGCCGCAATATGAGGGCATTGTCGAGGATTACCGCAAAACCTTCCGTGTGACGAAGGATTGGCAGCCGGATATCTTCGTTGCCAACCATCCGGGCTTCTCGAACCTGATGGCCGAACGCCTGAAAGCCGAAGCGGGCGAGCCCGATGCCTACCGGAATACCGAACTCTTCACCCGCATGATGTCGCGGCTGGAAGAAGAGTTCGAAAAGGCGCTCAAAAACCAGACCGCTGAGGCGGGGCAATGA